From one Cucurbita pepo subsp. pepo cultivar mu-cu-16 chromosome LG17, ASM280686v2, whole genome shotgun sequence genomic stretch:
- the LOC111779233 gene encoding uncharacterized protein LOC111779233, producing the protein MKFFSWMQTKLNGRHETKIPNTFSTSQLKKQESREEFSDWPHGLLAIGTFGNNEIKDDSERRQDIQEDPSSSEEIIDFSPEEVGKLQKELTKLLSRKPNPEKQVADLPLDRFLNCPSSLEVDRRISNPLSCDSDDKDEDIERTISLIIGKCKDICADSKKKAIGKKSVSFLLKKLFVCRNGFTPIPPPSLRETLQESRMEKLLRTILQKKIAPQNASRSSSSLKRYIEEKQSPKNRNEAEEEEQKNAKDGSKWVKTDSEYIVLEI; encoded by the exons ATGAAG TTCTTCAGCTGGATGCAAACTAAACTAAATGGCAGACACGAGACGAAAATCCCAAATACATTCTCTACTTCTC AGCTTAAAAAACAAGAGTCTCGTGAAGAGTTCAGCGATTGGCCTCATGGGTTGCTTGCAATTGGAACTTTTGGGAACAATGAGATCAAAGATGATTCTGAGAGAAGACAAGACATACAGGAGGATCCATCTTCTTCAGAAGAAATAATAGATTTCTCTCCTGAAGAAGTTGGTAAATTACAGAAGGAGTTGACAAAGCTTTTATCTCGCAAACCGAATCCCGAAAAGCAGGTTGCAGATCTTCCATTGGATAGATTTCTCAACTGCCCTTCAAGCTTGGAGGTCGACAGGAGAATCAGCAATCCCCTCAGCTGTGATTCTGATGATAAAGATGAAGATATTGAAAGGACCATTAGTCTTATAATTGGCAAATGTAAGGACATTTGCGCCGATAGTAAAAAGAAAGCGATCGGGAAGAAATCCGTGTCGTTTCTCCTCAAAAAGTTGTTTGTTTGTAGAAATGGCTTCACTCCTATACCACCACCAAGTTTGAGAGAGACTCTACAAGAGTCAAGAATGGAAAAG CTCTTAAGAACAATTCTCCAAAAGAAGATCGCCCCACAAAACGCTTCTCGATCGTCATCGTCGTTGAAGAGGTACATAGAGGAAAAACAGTCACcaaaaaacagaaatgaagcagaagaagaagagcagaAAAATGCTAAAGATGGATCCAAATGGGTCAAAACTGATTCCGAGT atattgttcttgaGATATAA